Proteins from a single region of Actinomycetota bacterium:
- a CDS encoding RNA polymerase sigma factor, translated as MSSGGADDPRARIDRLYRTESRRVLATLIRLLGDFDLAEEALQDAFMAAAERWPRDGVPANPRAWLISAGRFKAIDRLRRRARFDAVLGELAARLDDRVAADPADQDDQTLEDDRLRLVFTCCHPALPPDAQVAMTLREVCGLTTEEIARAFLTGPPTVAQRIVRAKAKIRAAGIPYEVPPPEELPERLDTVLAVVYLVFTEGYAPASGDAVVRADLADEAIRLSRLLAELLPEPEVLGLLALMLLQDARRAARTAGGTDLVLLGDQDRSRWDQARVAEGAALLGRAASSGRVGPYALQAAIAATHAGAATAEATDWDRIVGLYDRLASVDPSPVVELNRAAAISVRDGPASGLALVDALLDGGQLGSYPLAHATRADLLRRLGRTADARAAYERALALTRHGPERRFLQQRLEELAPSGP; from the coding sequence GTGAGCTCCGGCGGCGCCGACGACCCGCGGGCGCGGATCGACCGCCTCTACCGGACCGAGTCGCGCCGGGTGCTGGCCACCCTGATCCGCCTGCTGGGCGACTTCGACCTGGCCGAGGAGGCATTGCAGGACGCCTTCATGGCGGCGGCGGAGCGCTGGCCCCGGGACGGCGTCCCCGCGAACCCGCGTGCCTGGCTCATCTCGGCCGGGCGCTTCAAGGCCATCGACCGGCTGCGACGCCGGGCCAGGTTCGACGCGGTGCTCGGGGAGCTGGCCGCGCGCCTCGACGACCGGGTGGCCGCCGACCCCGCCGACCAGGACGACCAGACCCTGGAGGACGACCGGCTGCGGCTCGTCTTCACCTGCTGCCATCCCGCGCTGCCGCCCGACGCCCAGGTGGCGATGACCCTGCGCGAGGTGTGCGGCCTCACCACCGAGGAGATCGCCCGCGCCTTCCTGACCGGTCCACCCACCGTGGCCCAGCGCATCGTGCGCGCCAAGGCGAAGATCCGGGCCGCCGGCATCCCCTACGAGGTGCCGCCGCCCGAGGAGCTGCCGGAGCGCCTCGACACCGTCCTGGCTGTCGTGTACCTGGTCTTCACCGAGGGCTACGCGCCGGCCTCCGGGGACGCGGTGGTCCGCGCCGACCTGGCGGACGAGGCGATCCGCCTCAGCCGGCTGCTGGCCGAGCTCCTCCCGGAGCCGGAGGTGCTCGGGCTGCTCGCCCTGATGCTGCTCCAGGACGCGCGCCGCGCCGCCCGGACCGCCGGCGGCACCGACCTGGTCCTGCTGGGCGACCAGGACCGCTCGCGCTGGGACCAGGCCCGCGTCGCCGAGGGAGCGGCGCTGCTCGGGCGGGCGGCGTCATCGGGGCGGGTCGGTCCCTACGCCCTCCAGGCGGCGATCGCCGCCACCCACGCCGGGGCGGCCACCGCCGAGGCCACCGACTGGGACCGGATCGTCGGGCTGTACGACCGCCTGGCCTCCGTGGACCCCTCGCCGGTGGTCGAGCTGAACCGGGCCGCCGCCATCTCGGTGCGCGACGGCCCGGCGTCCGGCCTGGCCCTGGTCGACGCCCTCCTCGACGGCGGCCAGCTCGGCTCCTACCCCCTGGCCCACGCCACCCGGGCCGACCTGCTCCGACGGCTGGGACGGACCGCCGACGCCCGCGCCGCCTACGAGCGCGCTCTCGCCCTGACCCGCCACGGGCCCGAGCGGCGGTTCCTCCAGCAACGGCTGGAGGAGCTGGCGCCCAGCGGCCCCTGA
- a CDS encoding YciI family protein, translated as MRYLCLVYADEARLAELSQGELDTLIDETLAANEELAASGHLVLAQALEQVDAAATVRVRDGRLSATDGPFAETREQLGGFVLIEARDLNEAIRIAGRLPSARLGSIEVRPVIDLLRERSPR; from the coding sequence ATGAGATACCTCTGCCTGGTCTATGCCGACGAGGCCAGGCTCGCCGAGCTGTCGCAGGGCGAGCTCGACACGCTGATCGACGAGACGCTCGCCGCCAACGAGGAGCTGGCTGCCAGCGGGCACCTGGTCCTCGCCCAGGCGCTGGAGCAGGTGGACGCGGCCGCCACCGTGCGGGTGCGCGACGGCAGGCTCTCGGCGACCGACGGCCCCTTTGCCGAGACGCGCGAACAGCTCGGCGGGTTCGTGCTCATCGAGGCCCGGGACCTCAACGAGGCGATCCGGATCGCCGGCCGGCTCCCCAGCGCGCGTCTCGGCAGCATCGAGGTGCGGCCCGTCATCGACCTGCTGCGGGAGCGCTCGCCCCGGTGA